DNA from Prunus persica cultivar Lovell chromosome G6, Prunus_persica_NCBIv2, whole genome shotgun sequence:
AATACAGAatttaaaattccaatttaaaataaaataaaaaaattggaaagatatatttacttatttattgatgaaatcatatttaaattttatattacaATAATGGAACTCTTCGTTTTACAGTAACCGGTCGAACccccaagcccaaccccaaagcTTTACAATTAGGGCTTGCAGATTCTCTCTCTCGAGAATTCTGATCGCATCGCATCATATCCATTTTCCTCCGTAGAACGTGAATTTCGATTATTACGGCTTGAAGAGAGAGGATTCGGAATTGTACCATTTGGGGCTTCCCAGCGATTATCTTCACTTTGAGAGGCCTCTGCGATCGGTGTTGCGGTTGTAAGGACTTCTGGTAAGTAGTTTGGTTCTGGTTATCAGCTAAaagaaatttggaattttaatttcatagTATCAGCATGATATTTGAGCATCCGAACTGTGGATTAGGCATTGAATTGGCCAATGTCAAAATTAGGGTTCAATTACAATGCCAAATCCACGGAACCAAACAGAGCCTATagggtttttgtttgattggaCCGAAATTACAGATTTTTTCGCGTTTTATAGTCCAGCATAATAAAGATTTGGGCTTTTTGTGATTTTCAGGTACCCAGTATTCGTAattgttcattttgaaatagaAATGCGGGGATACGATAGAGATGTAAGCAAATTTTCAGTGTACTTCTATCTCTGTATTATCTATATGTTAATTATTGACATTGAtgctctaatttttttttttcctagaaAAGAATTAGTTTGACCGTTTCTGGTGGTTGTTTTGGTATAGGAATATGGTCAATCAGTCGAAGAATATGATGATTATGAGGACGAAGGCGAGGGAtatgaggaagaggaggatggCGAAGAGTATGAAGAGGAAGCggaagaagaagatccaaAGCCTACCAAGGAAGCATTGGAATACCTTGAGTTGAGACAACGGTTGAAAGAACAATTTCGAAAGCAGATGAAGAAGGAAGGCGGTTCTTCTTTGGCCAACTCCAgtgataaaaagaagaagctccCCTATGATAAGTGAGTGACTACTTTATAACCACCAGTTTTATATGTGAAAGAACGCATACTTCCTTAGAACCACAACGAAGGTGGTTCTGTTCACTGCTAGTACTAGTTTCAATGCTCCTTTAGAGGGTTATAACTCATTGctgtttcttttgttgaatGTATTGTCATTATTGTGAGGACAATggtgacattgttttaaggtACCTGTATGACTGTTTGATGAACAATATTTGGCGTTGTCATCTGAAACTTGAGGGAGGCAAGCAACTGATGCAACCAAATAGTTGCTTAATTTGCTGATTGGCTACATGATAGTACTACGTACTGGGACCTGTTATGATAGAGTGATACACGTTatgtagtttcaatttctGGGACAGGCTAATTTTTCTCCCAGGGATATCACCACCACCTTGAAAGTAATTGAGTAGACACAATGGGAAAAATATTCCAAAGTGTTTCACTTCCTTCCAATTTCGTTTTACTCCTGGAACTGTCACGAGGTTGAGATAGTCATGTGTTTTTAAGTTCATTACCAGCTTGTATCTTCTCATGAAATGTTTTGAGAGCTAGCACTTACACCAAATTGAGCCATGATTTGTCAGTgccatgttttcttcttcagtgATGGGATTATCTCACAGATGTGATTTATTTCGTATTTTTCATGTGGACATCAGAGTGGTAAGGTGTAGTTATAAAATTGTTTGAAAATCTGTTTCTCTGCTTCTGCAGTTATGGATCTTTCTTTGGCCCATCTCAACCGATTATCTCTGAGAGAGTGATTCAAGAAAGCAAGTCACTATTAGAAACCCAGCATCTGGCATCTAGGGTTTCGAGCTCCCTCCATTCTGTATGTATAATAACTCTCTCTTGTGGTATAGCTTATTACATTACTTTCTCACATTTGATCTTTTTCTCTAGTCATGAACATGCTTCTTCATGGTTTTGGTTTACCATATAATGGGCAGTTATGCTGTCCTGATCacaaattgattatgtaatgTAGTTTTGGCCTTGTGAATTGCTGTGTCATGAGgcataaattttattttgatgatCTCATTTGTTTCTACAGAGCAAGAAGAGCTCTGGATCAACCTCTGCTGGATCGAAACCTGTAGCATATAACCAGAAACCCAGAGTCATTAATGAGGTATTTGGAGCAAATTGTTTTTAGTCGGCGCATAAAGTCTGAATTAGTCTCCTTGTTGTCTTATTATCTCTTAATGGCATTTGTGGAATGTGCAGGCTAAAAATAAAGTCCAAAAGCTTAAGGATACACGAGATTACTCCTTTTTATTATCTGACGATGTAGAGCTTCCAGCTTCTGCAAACGATCGTCCTCCTCGAAGTGTCTCTGTTCCAAATTCAGGTGTGTTGCTATCTGCTACTTCTTATCTGGCTCTTTATCTATGGGGCTTTAAACATTCTATTTTCATTGAGGAACTTATACAGGTTTTTTGCTGATTTTAAAGAGGTGCGGTCTAGTCAAATGGCACCGAAAAGCAAACTACCTATGGCAAATAATGGTAGACATGCTCATGGAGGTCGCGATGAAAGAAAACCGGCATCTATGAATGGACATTCTCATGGAGGTCGCGATGAAAGGAGACCGGTATCTATGAATGGACCTTCTAATGGAGGTCGGGATGAAAGGAGACCGGTATCAATGAATGGACATGCTCATGGAGGTCGTGATGAAAGGAGGCCGGTATCTATGAACGGACAGGTGCATTCTAAAGGAGGGCCCAATAAGTTAAGTTCTGCCAGCCGAAGACCTGATTCTACATCAGTGGACTCTAGAAAACAGTTTGGTAGCAACAATGGAAATGGGCCCAGCCGGCCTTTAGGGCCAAAAGGTTCAAAGATGCCCGCTTCTACTGCTGAGAGGAAGGCTTCTGCACCAGGTGTGAAGAATTCCTTCTCTGGTGTGCACAAACCACTCCCGTCAAAGTTGCAGTCATCTATTCCAAAGCAGCACTTGCAACAAAGAAAGGAAGTACGAGAACCTAATGAGCCCAAAGTGTTACCGAGACAGTCAGCAGGATTGACAAAACCTCAGGTTTAAAGCCCATCATGTGCCTACATGTATGCTTTACTTTGCATGATCAGTTTTTTGGAGACCTACTTCTCTAATTCATGGATTTTGGCAGATAAACAAGCCTCAAATGCAAAGGCAAATCTCCTCACGTCCTATTTCACAAGAGCATCGTCCCAAAAGAAAGCCTTTGAGACGGCACCCTGATGATGAGTACGATGACGAGGTGGATTATAGGAGTATGATCAGGAATATGTTTAAGTGAGTAATTTTGTTATTATCTTTCTTCCTCTGTTAACTTTGAAATAGTTTCCGAAGttgatttcaaaattcatttttGGTGAAATATTTGATAAATCTGCTGAATgcgacacacacacacacacacacacacacacacacttgaAGGTATTGTATCTCAGGGACATGTTGGAATTTCGTATGGACTGATTTTGTGAAGATCAATTGGCCATATTGAGAGATTGAAATGTTGTCTTGTGTTGTGGTTAAGGAATTTTACCTTAAtgcattttataaatatttctaaACATCTATATGAAATGTCTGCAGATATAATCCAGACAAGTTTGCTGGCGATGATGATTGTAGTGACATGGAGGCTAACTTTGAGGATATTATGAGGGAGGAAAAACGGAGGTAAGCAGCCAGCTTGCCCCACTTAATATCATGTTATTGTATTATTATGCCCAATGTTTCCCATTTTGGGGTATGACTGAGATTCCATTGAGGTATTTGCTTATTTGAGAAGCACCTTCG
Protein-coding regions in this window:
- the LOC18773770 gene encoding protein SPT2 homolog; translated protein: MRGYDRDEYGQSVEEYDDYEDEGEGYEEEEDGEEYEEEAEEEDPKPTKEALEYLELRQRLKEQFRKQMKKEGGSSLANSSDKKKKLPYDNYGSFFGPSQPIISERVIQESKSLLETQHLASRVSSSLHSSKKSSGSTSAGSKPVAYNQKPRVINEAKNKVQKLKDTRDYSFLLSDDVELPASANDRPPRSVSVPNSEVRSSQMAPKSKLPMANNGRHAHGGRDERKPASMNGHSHGGRDERRPVSMNGPSNGGRDERRPVSMNGHAHGGRDERRPVSMNGQVHSKGGPNKLSSASRRPDSTSVDSRKQFGSNNGNGPSRPLGPKGSKMPASTAERKASAPGVKNSFSGVHKPLPSKLQSSIPKQHLQQRKEVREPNEPKVLPRQSAGLTKPQINKPQMQRQISSRPISQEHRPKRKPLRRHPDDEYDDEVDYRSMIRNMFKYNPDKFAGDDDCSDMEANFEDIMREEKRSARIARQEDEEQARLIEEEERREQMAKRNRLLKKRKLGHH